The Cryomorphaceae bacterium genome includes the window TAGAGCACTGGTCTCCAAAACCAGGTGTCGGGAGTTCGAGTCTCTCCACCCGTGCGAACGACGAAACACAACCCAAAGCATGAAAGCTTACATTATAGAATCATACGAAGAGTTGGTACACAAAGTGACCTGGCCAACCTGGAAAGAGCTTCAAAGTAGCTCAATCCTTGTGCTGATCGCTTCCATCATTATCGCTCTCCTTGTATTCCTTATGGATTATATTTTCGGAGTAAATGCGGTTCAGTCGGGAGACGTTAACTGGAAAGGAGTACTTGGGTACATCTACGAGATTCTAATCGGATAGTGACGATGACTTCAGAAATCGAAAAAAAGTGGTACGTGGTGCGCGCAGTGAGCGGGCAGGAGAAGAAAGTAAAAGACCACATTGAGCTGGAAATTAAGCGCAGTGGTCTTCAGGATTACGTTTCTCAATTGCTCATTCCCACTGAAAAGGTGTACCAGATTCGCAACGGAAAGAAGGTGTCTAAAGAGCGCAACTTTTACCCTGGCTATGT containing:
- the secE gene encoding preprotein translocase subunit SecE, with translation MKAYIIESYEELVHKVTWPTWKELQSSSILVLIASIIIALLVFLMDYIFGVNAVQSGDVNWKGVLGYIYEILIG